The following coding sequences lie in one Candidatus Binatia bacterium genomic window:
- a CDS encoding DUF3237 domain-containing protein, whose product MRNPPQLELLCEYYATLAEPLVVGNGPYGMRQIFHVTGGEVTGPRLRGRVLPSGADWILLGADGVGRLDVRAAMETHDGAVLYVHYVGVLHLNEATMAAMAAGRMTEFGETIFYVNPRVETGDPRYAWLNGAFLLNQGRVGPGRVEYRMFEVK is encoded by the coding sequence ATGCGAAACCCACCGCAACTGGAGCTCCTCTGCGAATACTACGCCACGCTTGCCGAACCGCTGGTGGTCGGTAACGGCCCCTACGGGATGCGGCAGATCTTCCACGTTACCGGCGGGGAGGTGACCGGTCCGAGGCTGCGCGGTCGGGTGCTCCCGAGCGGTGCGGATTGGATTCTGCTGGGTGCCGACGGGGTTGGCCGGCTGGACGTTCGTGCCGCCATGGAGACGCACGACGGCGCCGTGCTTTACGTGCACTACGTCGGGGTATTGCACCTCAACGAGGCGACCATGGCGGCGATGGCGGCGGGCCGAATGACGGAGTTCGGCGAGACGATCTTCTACGTGAATCCGCGTGTCGAAACCGGCGATCCGCGCTACGCCTGGCTCAATGGGGCCTTCCTTCTCAACCAGGGCAGGGTCGGACCCGGTCGCGTGGAGTACCGGATGTTCGAGGTGAAGTGA
- a CDS encoding methyltransferase domain-containing protein has product MARKVKQEKRKGTPSIEETARRIFAERAAFYTTSVAHTDPQVLARVVALAEPAPDWSVLDVATGSGHTAFALAPHVRDAVGTDLTPAMLAEATRLRAASGRSNVRFVVADVHALPFPAATFALVTCRRAAHHFSDIARAIGEMHRVLRPGGRLVIDDRSVPSDDFVDACMNRLDVYHDESHVREYRADEWVQMLESAGFVVEVSEPYRKHRPLTALTNGVSAANVAGIHALLDALTAEERVALNLCDVDGEPYLDHYFVLVAARRSV; this is encoded by the coding sequence ATGGCGAGGAAAGTCAAGCAAGAGAAGCGCAAGGGAACCCCCTCGATCGAGGAGACGGCGCGGCGCATTTTCGCCGAGCGGGCCGCGTTCTATACCACCAGCGTGGCGCACACGGATCCGCAGGTTCTCGCCCGCGTCGTTGCGCTGGCAGAGCCGGCGCCGGATTGGTCAGTGCTCGACGTTGCCACCGGCTCGGGGCACACGGCTTTCGCTCTGGCCCCCCACGTCCGCGACGCAGTGGGCACGGACCTCACCCCGGCCATGCTTGCCGAAGCGACGCGGCTCCGCGCGGCGTCGGGCCGTTCGAACGTCCGCTTCGTGGTTGCCGACGTGCACGCGCTGCCGTTTCCCGCCGCCACCTTCGCGCTGGTCACCTGCCGACGGGCGGCGCACCATTTCTCCGACATCGCACGCGCCATCGGAGAGATGCACCGCGTGCTGCGGCCGGGGGGTCGTCTGGTCATCGACGATCGCAGTGTTCCGTCCGACGATTTCGTCGACGCCTGTATGAATCGGCTCGATGTGTACCACGACGAGTCGCACGTCCGCGAGTATCGCGCCGACGAGTGGGTACAGATGCTCGAAAGCGCCGGTTTCGTCGTCGAGGTCTCGGAGCCGTATCGTAAACACCGCCCGCTCACGGCCCTCACGAACGGGGTCTCGGCGGCCAATGTTGCGGGCATTCATGCTCTGCTCGACGCGCTCACCGCGGAGGAGCGCGTTGCCCTGAACCTGTGCGACGTGGACGGCGAGCCCTACCTCGACCATTACTTCGTCCTGGTGGCCGCGCGCCGCAGTGTCTGA
- the trxA gene encoding thioredoxin, whose protein sequence is MTQWQIDVGDADFETAVVERSSAVPIVVDFWAEWCAPCRQLAPMLERLADEHRGAFVLAKCNIDQNPAVASALGIQSIPTVLGFRDRQVVAEFVGAQPESVIRQFLEQVLPGEADRAAAAAAEALAAGRNAEAEMQFRHALELDARCDRARVGLAALLRDRGEYVEALDVLERVTLGWLRHEADRLAAEIRVRQSGGGADLAALRARVAVAPADFEARFSLAQALGSGRQYEAALREYLEIVRRDRAWHDGAARKAMIDIFDLLGGDDPLTGRYRSELAKILFS, encoded by the coding sequence ATGACGCAATGGCAGATCGACGTGGGCGACGCGGACTTCGAGACGGCAGTCGTCGAGCGTTCGAGCGCGGTTCCGATCGTCGTCGATTTCTGGGCGGAGTGGTGTGCGCCGTGCCGGCAGTTGGCTCCCATGCTCGAACGGCTGGCGGATGAGCATCGCGGGGCCTTCGTGCTCGCGAAGTGCAACATCGATCAGAACCCGGCGGTTGCGTCGGCGCTGGGCATTCAGAGCATCCCGACCGTTCTCGGATTTCGCGATCGTCAGGTCGTTGCCGAATTCGTCGGCGCGCAACCGGAAAGTGTCATCCGGCAGTTTCTGGAGCAGGTGCTGCCCGGCGAGGCCGATCGGGCGGCCGCGGCCGCGGCCGAGGCGTTGGCGGCGGGCCGGAACGCGGAGGCCGAAATGCAGTTCCGGCACGCCCTTGAGTTGGATGCGCGTTGCGATCGGGCGCGCGTCGGACTGGCCGCCCTCCTCCGCGATCGTGGCGAGTACGTCGAGGCATTGGACGTGCTGGAGCGCGTCACCCTCGGATGGTTGCGCCACGAGGCCGACCGTCTGGCGGCAGAAATCCGGGTGCGGCAATCGGGCGGCGGAGCCGATCTCGCGGCGTTGCGCGCGCGGGTCGCGGTGGCGCCGGCCGATTTCGAGGCGCGTTTCTCCCTGGCGCAGGCGCTGGGGAGCGGCAGGCAGTACGAAGCGGCCTTGCGGGAATACCTCGAGATCGTGCGCCGCGACCGCGCCTGGCATGACGGCGCGGCACGTAAGGCCATGATCGACATCTTCGATCTTCTCGGAGGTGACGACCCGCTGACCGGCAGGTACCGGTCGGAACTGGCGAAGATCCTGTTTAGTTGA
- a CDS encoding LLM class flavin-dependent oxidoreductase, with protein MMTSRRPRHWSVIGPAPVAELTGMCRMLEAAGIHGVFAPQVLGPPWIPLAAAAAATERILLASGIAIAAARSPFETAMAAIDMDRLSGGRFVLGLGTSVLAWTRGIFGSTVEKQVSHLRETVDAIRHIVAGAHCGLAPFEGEFYRADFRELQPTAPPVRDRIPIWIAALRSRMVQLAAEVGDGLMGHPMWSVPWTIEHMRPAFETALAKAGRRRADVEVNLWYWAAPGSDIRQALDDSRPTMAFYGGVAQYEPFFAAHGFAEVARKLQVAVQQGDYRKAAQLVPDEMVRTFVAIGGPEEIRAHFAPIAEFADSLCIVPPVYTLPPEKVMAYGAAVAAAMYGS; from the coding sequence ATGATGACATCCAGGCGGCCCCGTCACTGGTCGGTTATCGGTCCCGCGCCCGTTGCCGAGCTCACCGGCATGTGCCGAATGCTCGAGGCCGCCGGCATCCACGGTGTGTTCGCCCCGCAGGTGCTCGGACCGCCGTGGATTCCGCTGGCAGCGGCGGCGGCCGCCACCGAGCGCATCCTTCTCGCCAGTGGCATCGCCATCGCGGCCGCCCGCAGCCCGTTCGAAACCGCGATGGCCGCGATCGATATGGATCGGCTCAGCGGCGGCCGCTTCGTCCTCGGCCTGGGTACGAGTGTGCTGGCGTGGACCCGTGGCATCTTCGGCTCCACCGTCGAAAAGCAGGTTTCCCACCTGCGCGAGACGGTAGACGCCATACGTCACATCGTCGCCGGCGCCCACTGCGGTCTGGCGCCCTTCGAGGGCGAGTTCTACCGTGCCGATTTCCGCGAGTTGCAGCCGACGGCGCCGCCCGTGCGGGACCGAATTCCGATCTGGATCGCTGCGCTGCGCTCCCGGATGGTGCAGCTTGCCGCCGAGGTCGGCGACGGCCTGATGGGCCATCCGATGTGGTCCGTGCCGTGGACGATCGAGCACATGCGGCCGGCATTCGAGACGGCGCTGGCGAAGGCCGGACGTCGCCGCGCCGACGTCGAAGTGAACCTCTGGTACTGGGCGGCCCCGGGGTCCGACATTCGCCAGGCGCTCGACGACTCGCGGCCGACGATGGCCTTTTACGGCGGTGTCGCGCAGTACGAGCCGTTTTTTGCCGCGCACGGCTTTGCCGAGGTGGCGCGCAAGCTGCAGGTCGCCGTGCAGCAGGGGGACTATCGGAAGGCCGCGCAACTGGTTCCCGACGAGATGGTCCGTACGTTCGTCGCGATCGGCGGCCCGGAGGAGATCCGTGCTCATTTCGCGCCGATTGCCGAGTTTGCCGACTCCCTCTGCATCGTGCCGCCGGTTTACACGCTACCCCCGGAAAAGGTGATGGCGTACGGCGCCGCTGTCGCCGCGGCGATGTACGGTTCGTGA